The following coding sequences are from one Bacteroidota bacterium window:
- a CDS encoding IS110 family transposase: protein MTHYAGLDVSVKETAICVVDANGMAVWQGKVPTKIEAIAACLARHAPDLLRAGMETGPVAVWLSHGLSDAGIPIDCIHARRAAAALKLQANKTDRNDARGLAQLVRSGWYDAVPMKSMATHRVRAIVVARDQLVRMCTALINKIRGLAKTFGILLGPGKGGSFDRAVRQAMPADPMVSDLLNGLLETLAMLRDRRRRFDRQLGRIAREDETCRRLMTAPGVGPITAIAFASAIEDPGRFRRSSDVGAYLGLTPTRYQSGEVDIGGRISKCGDRLTRRLLFEAASVIMFRTRMPLGLRDWAARLADRAGSWKARVALARKLATVLYGMMRDGRDFEARPAA, encoded by the coding sequence ATGACGCACTATGCGGGACTGGACGTCTCGGTGAAGGAAACTGCGATCTGCGTGGTTGACGCGAATGGTATGGCAGTCTGGCAGGGCAAGGTGCCCACGAAGATTGAGGCGATCGCGGCCTGCCTTGCCCGTCACGCCCCTGACTTGCTTAGGGCGGGCATGGAAACCGGTCCGGTCGCGGTCTGGCTTTCGCATGGCCTGAGCGATGCCGGCATACCGATCGATTGCATCCACGCTCGTCGGGCGGCTGCGGCACTTAAGCTCCAGGCCAACAAGACCGATCGCAACGATGCCCGCGGGCTTGCGCAGCTCGTCCGCTCTGGCTGGTACGACGCAGTCCCGATGAAATCGATGGCAACGCACCGGGTGCGGGCGATCGTTGTCGCCCGGGATCAGCTCGTGCGCATGTGCACTGCCCTCATCAACAAGATCCGGGGGCTGGCCAAGACCTTCGGCATTCTTCTCGGTCCCGGCAAGGGAGGCTCTTTCGATCGCGCCGTGCGCCAGGCAATGCCCGCTGATCCGATGGTCAGCGACCTGCTCAATGGCCTCCTTGAGACGTTGGCGATGCTTCGAGACCGACGGCGCAGGTTCGATCGCCAGCTCGGCCGTATCGCGCGCGAGGATGAGACCTGCCGCCGTCTCATGACCGCACCCGGTGTCGGTCCGATTACTGCCATCGCCTTCGCGTCAGCGATCGAGGATCCGGGTCGCTTCAGACGCTCGAGCGATGTCGGCGCCTATCTGGGACTGACGCCGACGCGCTACCAGTCGGGCGAGGTCGATATTGGCGGGCGCATCTCGAAGTGCGGCGATCGCCTCACCCGGCGCCTGCTGTTCGAGGCCGCCAGCGTCATCATGTTCCGCACACGGATGCCCCTCGGCCTGCGAGACTGGGCTGCCCGTCTCGCAGACCGCGCCGGCAGCTGGAAAGCCCGCGTCGCGCTCGCACGCAAGCTGGCAACCGTCCTCTACGGGATGATGCGCGACGGGCGAGACTTCGAGGCACGCCCGGCGGCGTGA